A single window of Vigna unguiculata cultivar IT97K-499-35 chromosome 1, ASM411807v1, whole genome shotgun sequence DNA harbors:
- the LOC114181884 gene encoding kinesin-like protein KIN-7K, chloroplastic isoform X2: protein MASKQGVKSRRFGLSGLKGANSPSSSTTSSSKQVLETSVDGQSSPASTSARSKQRHFNSETAAATPPLEAQRMKENVTVTVRFRPLNPREIRQGEEIAWYADGDTIVRNEYNPSIAYAYDRVFGPTTTTRQVYDVAAQHVVSGAMEGINGTVFAYGVTSSGKTHTMHGDQRSPGIIPLAVKDAFSIIQETPNREFLLRVSYLEIYNEVVNDLLNPAGQNLRIREDTQGTYVEGIKEEVVLSPAHALSLIAAGEEHRHVGSTNFNLLSSRSHTIFTLTIESSPCGENSEGEAITLSQLNLIDLAGSESSKAETTGMRRREGSYINKSLLTLGTVISKLTEDKASHIPYRDSKLTRVLQSSLSGHGRVSLVCTVTPSSSSTEETHNTLKFAHRAKYIEIRASQNKIIDEKSLIKKYQQEIQCLKEELEQLKRGIVTVQPKDTGDDDIELLKQKLEDGQVKLQSRLEQEEDAKAALLGRIQRLTKLILVSTKASPSSRFPNRPGPRRRHSFGEEELAYLPYKRRDLILDEENVDLYVNLEGNAAIADDSFKGEKKMKKHGLLNWLKLRKRDSALTGTSDKSSGAKSTSTPSTPQAESGNHVESRLSHSQPAESSPSADLASEAREDKYIHEDSLLGQDTPLIDLLREQHKILSGEVALHSSALKRLSDEATRNPQNGQIHVEMENLKDEITAKSEQIDLLEKQISNSFIASDKIEQSGALQTVAELMAQLNEKSFELEVKAADNRIIQEQLNQKICECESQQETIASLKQQLADAELRNSIPVVNRSLDFSVTKDYHGEIHLDKGNKMINNSNEGIHLQVQTSEIEELKQRVAQLTELKEQLEFRNQKLAEESSYAKGLASAAAVELKALSEEVAKLMNQNERLAAELGASKNSTTERRGSGTVQNGRRESHVRVRRNDQGGSNTNIKRELALSKERELSYEAALLEKDHKEAELQRKIEESKQREAYLENELANMWVLVAKLKKSQGAETETDVSGSTRESLQMDGFDV from the exons ATGGCATCGAAACAAGGTGTGAAATCTAGAAGGTTTGGATTGAGTGGCTTAAAAGGTGCTAATTCGCCTTCTTCTTCGACTACATCGTCTTCTAAACAGGTTCTAGAGACATCCGTCGATGGTCAGAGCTCGCCGGCATCTACGTCGGCTCGAAGTAAGCAGCGGCATTTTAATTCAGAGACTGCAGCTGCAACACCTCCTTTGGAGGCACAGAGAATGAAAGAAAATGTCACTGTGACGGTTCGATTTCGGCCTCTGAA TCCAAGGGAAATTCGTCAAGGAGAGGAAATTGCTTGGTATGCAGATGGAGACACTATAGTGCGAAATGAGTATAACCCTTCCATAGCATATGCATACG ATCGTGTCTTTGGTCCCACAACCACAACTCGTCAAGTCTATGATGTTGCTGCTCAGCATGTCGTTAGTGGTGCTATGGAGGGCATCAATG GTACGGTATTTGCATATGGGGTAACAAGCAGTGGAAAGACTCACACAATGCAT GGTGATCAAAGATCTCCTGGAATTATACCCCTTGCCGTTAAGGATGCTTTTAGCATTATCCAAGAG ACTCCAAACCGTGAGTTTCTCCTTCGAGTTTCGTACTTGGAGATCTACAATGAG GTGGTTAATGACTTATTAAATCCAGCAGGACAGAACTTACGAATCAGAGAGGATACTCAG GGCACCTATGTTGAGGGAATAAAGGAAGAGGTTGTACTCTCGCCTGCTCATGCACTGTCTCTTATTGCAGCTGGAGAAG AACACAGACATGTTGGGTCCACAAACTTTAACTTACTCAGCAGCAGGAGCCATACAATATTTACCCTG ACTATAGAGAGTAGTCCATGTGGTGAAAACAGCGAAGGAGAAGCAATAACACTTTCACAACTG AATCTCATCGATCTAGCAGGTTCGGAGAGCTCTAAAGCTGAAACTACTGGCATGAGAAGGAGAGAAGGGTCTTATATCAATAAAAGTCTTCTAACACTTGGAACT GTTATTTCAAAATTGACTGAAGATAAGGCCAGTCACATACCTTATAGGGATTCCAAATTGACTAGAGTACTTCAGTCTTCGCTAAGTGGTCATGGACGTGTTTCT CTTGTTTGCACAGTAACTCCATCATCAAGTAGTACTGAAGAGACACATAACACATTGAAGTTTGCTCACAGGGCAAAGTACATTGAAATACGGGCATCACAAAACAAG ATAATTGATGAAAAGTCACTTATCAAGAAATACCAACAAGAGATTCAATGCTTAAAGGAAGAATTGGAACAATTAAAGAGAGGTATTGTCACAGTTCAACCTAAAGATACTGGGGACGATGACATTGAGCTCCTAAAACAGAAG TTAGAGGATGGTCAAGTTAAGTTGCAATCCAGATTGGAACAAGAAGAAGATGCTAAAGCTGCTTTGCTAGGCAGAATTCAACGGTTGACGAAGTTAATTTTGGTCTCCACAAAAGCGTCTCCATCTTCAAGATTTCCCAACAGACCTGGTCCTCGTAGAAGACACTCTTTCGGGGAAGAGGAG CTGGCATACCTTCCATACAAAAGGCGGGATTTAATCTTGGACGAGGAAAATGTTGATTTGTATGTTAATCTGGAGGGAAATGCTGCAATAGCTGATGATTCTTTCAAGGGcgagaaaaagatgaagaaacaTGGACTACTAAATTGGTTGAAGTTACGT AAACGAGATAGTGCCTTGACAGGCACAAGTGATAAATCTAGTGGAGCAAAATCAACTAGCACACCGTCTACACCTCAAGCAGAAAGTGGTAATCATGTGGAATCTAGACTTTCTCATTCTCAACCTGCAGAAAGCTCTCCCTCTGCTGATCTTGCATCAGAGGCAAGAGAGGATAAATATATTCACGAGGATAGTTTATTGGGGCAAGACACTCCTTTG ATTGATCTTCTGAGGGAGCAGCACAAGATTTTATCTGGAGAAGTGGCACTTCATTCAAGTGCTTTGAAGAGGCTGTCTGATGAAGCAACAAGAAATCCTCAGAATGGTCAGATTCAT GTGGAGATGGAAAATTTGAAAGATGAAATAACAGCAAAGAGTGAACAAATAGATTTGCTAGAAAAGCAAATTTCTAATTCTTTCATTGCTTCAGACAAGATTGAACAGTCAGGAGCATTGCAG ACTGTTGCTGAGCTGATGGCACAATTAAATGAGAAATCCTTTGAACTCGAG GTCAAAGCAGCAGATAATCGTATAATTCAAGAACAGCTTAATCAGAAG ATTTGTGAATGTGAAAGCCAGCAAGAAACGATTGCCTCTCTCAAACAGCAACTTGCAGATGCGGAGTTGAGAAATTCCATCCCTGTTGTCAACCGTTCACTAGATTTCTCTGTAACCAAAGACTATCATGGTGAAATTCACCTTGACAAGGGGAATAAGATGATAAACAATTCTAATGAAGGGATTCATTTGCAAGTACAG ACAAGTGAGATAGAGGAGCTGAAGCAGAGAGTGGCACAACTAACAGAATTGAAGGAGCAGTTAGAATTCAGAAATCAGAAGTTGGCAGAAGAGAGTTCATATGCTAAAGGGCTTGCTTCAGCTGCTGCTGTTGAGCTTAAGGCACTGTCAGAAGAAGTTGCCAAACTCATGAACCAGAACGAGAGACTAGCTGCTGAGCTAGGTGCATCCAAGAATTCAACCACTGAACGTAGAGGTAGTGGCACAGTCCAAAATGGACGAAGAGAAAGCCATGTCAGAGTTAGAAGAAATGATCAGGGTGGATCAAACACCAACATCAAGAGAGAATTAGCCCTGAGCAAAGAAAGGGAACTTTCATATGAAGCTGCCCTTTTAGAGAAAGATCACAAAGAAGCCGAACTTCAAAGAAAGATTGAGGAGTCAAAGCAAAGAGAAGCATACCTGGAAAATGAACTTGCCAACATGTGGGTCCTTGTAGCTAAGCTTAAAAAGTCACAAGGAGCTGAAACTGAAACTGATGTTTCAGGGTCTACTAGAGAGAGTCTGCAGATGGATGGTTTTGATGTTTGA
- the LOC114181884 gene encoding kinesin-like protein KIN-7K, chloroplastic isoform X3, with protein sequence MKGNPSPSLPRFEEEWQWHRNKVLETSVDGQSSPASTSARSKQRHFNSETAAATPPLEAQRMKENVTVTVRFRPLNPREIRQGEEIAWYADGDTIVRNEYNPSIAYAYDRVFGPTTTTRQVYDVAAQHVVSGAMEGINGTVFAYGVTSSGKTHTMHGDQRSPGIIPLAVKDAFSIIQETPNREFLLRVSYLEIYNEVVNDLLNPAGQNLRIREDTQGTYVEGIKEEVVLSPAHALSLIAAGEEHRHVGSTNFNLLSSRSHTIFTLTIESSPCGENSEGEAITLSQLNLIDLAGSESSKAETTGMRRREGSYINKSLLTLGTVISKLTEDKASHIPYRDSKLTRVLQSSLSGHGRVSLVCTVTPSSSSTEETHNTLKFAHRAKYIEIRASQNKIIDEKSLIKKYQQEIQCLKEELEQLKRGIVTVQPKDTGDDDIELLKQKLEDGQVKLQSRLEQEEDAKAALLGRIQRLTKLILVSTKASPSSRFPNRPGPRRRHSFGEEELAYLPYKRRDLILDEENVDLYVNLEGNAAIADDSFKGEKKMKKHGLLNWLKLRKRDSALTGTSDKSSGAKSTSTPSTPQAESGNHVESRLSHSQPAESSPSADLASEAREDKYIHEDSLLGQDTPLTSIKSVDQIDLLREQHKILSGEVALHSSALKRLSDEATRNPQNGQIHVEMENLKDEITAKSEQIDLLEKQISNSFIASDKIEQSGALQTVAELMAQLNEKSFELEVKAADNRIIQEQLNQKICECESQQETIASLKQQLADAELRNSIPVVNRSLDFSVTKDYHGEIHLDKGNKMINNSNEGIHLQVQTSEIEELKQRVAQLTELKEQLEFRNQKLAEESSYAKGLASAAAVELKALSEEVAKLMNQNERLAAELGASKNSTTERRGSGTVQNGRRESHVRVRRNDQGGSNTNIKRELALSKERELSYEAALLEKDHKEAELQRKIEESKQREAYLENELANMWVLVAKLKKSQGAETETDVSGSTRESLQMDGFDV encoded by the exons ATGAAGGGCAACCCGTCGCCATCGCTTCCAAG GTTTGAGGAGGAGTGGCAATGGCATCGAAACAAG GTTCTAGAGACATCCGTCGATGGTCAGAGCTCGCCGGCATCTACGTCGGCTCGAAGTAAGCAGCGGCATTTTAATTCAGAGACTGCAGCTGCAACACCTCCTTTGGAGGCACAGAGAATGAAAGAAAATGTCACTGTGACGGTTCGATTTCGGCCTCTGAA TCCAAGGGAAATTCGTCAAGGAGAGGAAATTGCTTGGTATGCAGATGGAGACACTATAGTGCGAAATGAGTATAACCCTTCCATAGCATATGCATACG ATCGTGTCTTTGGTCCCACAACCACAACTCGTCAAGTCTATGATGTTGCTGCTCAGCATGTCGTTAGTGGTGCTATGGAGGGCATCAATG GTACGGTATTTGCATATGGGGTAACAAGCAGTGGAAAGACTCACACAATGCAT GGTGATCAAAGATCTCCTGGAATTATACCCCTTGCCGTTAAGGATGCTTTTAGCATTATCCAAGAG ACTCCAAACCGTGAGTTTCTCCTTCGAGTTTCGTACTTGGAGATCTACAATGAG GTGGTTAATGACTTATTAAATCCAGCAGGACAGAACTTACGAATCAGAGAGGATACTCAG GGCACCTATGTTGAGGGAATAAAGGAAGAGGTTGTACTCTCGCCTGCTCATGCACTGTCTCTTATTGCAGCTGGAGAAG AACACAGACATGTTGGGTCCACAAACTTTAACTTACTCAGCAGCAGGAGCCATACAATATTTACCCTG ACTATAGAGAGTAGTCCATGTGGTGAAAACAGCGAAGGAGAAGCAATAACACTTTCACAACTG AATCTCATCGATCTAGCAGGTTCGGAGAGCTCTAAAGCTGAAACTACTGGCATGAGAAGGAGAGAAGGGTCTTATATCAATAAAAGTCTTCTAACACTTGGAACT GTTATTTCAAAATTGACTGAAGATAAGGCCAGTCACATACCTTATAGGGATTCCAAATTGACTAGAGTACTTCAGTCTTCGCTAAGTGGTCATGGACGTGTTTCT CTTGTTTGCACAGTAACTCCATCATCAAGTAGTACTGAAGAGACACATAACACATTGAAGTTTGCTCACAGGGCAAAGTACATTGAAATACGGGCATCACAAAACAAG ATAATTGATGAAAAGTCACTTATCAAGAAATACCAACAAGAGATTCAATGCTTAAAGGAAGAATTGGAACAATTAAAGAGAGGTATTGTCACAGTTCAACCTAAAGATACTGGGGACGATGACATTGAGCTCCTAAAACAGAAG TTAGAGGATGGTCAAGTTAAGTTGCAATCCAGATTGGAACAAGAAGAAGATGCTAAAGCTGCTTTGCTAGGCAGAATTCAACGGTTGACGAAGTTAATTTTGGTCTCCACAAAAGCGTCTCCATCTTCAAGATTTCCCAACAGACCTGGTCCTCGTAGAAGACACTCTTTCGGGGAAGAGGAG CTGGCATACCTTCCATACAAAAGGCGGGATTTAATCTTGGACGAGGAAAATGTTGATTTGTATGTTAATCTGGAGGGAAATGCTGCAATAGCTGATGATTCTTTCAAGGGcgagaaaaagatgaagaaacaTGGACTACTAAATTGGTTGAAGTTACGT AAACGAGATAGTGCCTTGACAGGCACAAGTGATAAATCTAGTGGAGCAAAATCAACTAGCACACCGTCTACACCTCAAGCAGAAAGTGGTAATCATGTGGAATCTAGACTTTCTCATTCTCAACCTGCAGAAAGCTCTCCCTCTGCTGATCTTGCATCAGAGGCAAGAGAGGATAAATATATTCACGAGGATAGTTTATTGGGGCAAGACACTCCTTTG ACAAGCATCAAATCTGTTGATCAGATTGATCTTCTGAGGGAGCAGCACAAGATTTTATCTGGAGAAGTGGCACTTCATTCAAGTGCTTTGAAGAGGCTGTCTGATGAAGCAACAAGAAATCCTCAGAATGGTCAGATTCAT GTGGAGATGGAAAATTTGAAAGATGAAATAACAGCAAAGAGTGAACAAATAGATTTGCTAGAAAAGCAAATTTCTAATTCTTTCATTGCTTCAGACAAGATTGAACAGTCAGGAGCATTGCAG ACTGTTGCTGAGCTGATGGCACAATTAAATGAGAAATCCTTTGAACTCGAG GTCAAAGCAGCAGATAATCGTATAATTCAAGAACAGCTTAATCAGAAG ATTTGTGAATGTGAAAGCCAGCAAGAAACGATTGCCTCTCTCAAACAGCAACTTGCAGATGCGGAGTTGAGAAATTCCATCCCTGTTGTCAACCGTTCACTAGATTTCTCTGTAACCAAAGACTATCATGGTGAAATTCACCTTGACAAGGGGAATAAGATGATAAACAATTCTAATGAAGGGATTCATTTGCAAGTACAG ACAAGTGAGATAGAGGAGCTGAAGCAGAGAGTGGCACAACTAACAGAATTGAAGGAGCAGTTAGAATTCAGAAATCAGAAGTTGGCAGAAGAGAGTTCATATGCTAAAGGGCTTGCTTCAGCTGCTGCTGTTGAGCTTAAGGCACTGTCAGAAGAAGTTGCCAAACTCATGAACCAGAACGAGAGACTAGCTGCTGAGCTAGGTGCATCCAAGAATTCAACCACTGAACGTAGAGGTAGTGGCACAGTCCAAAATGGACGAAGAGAAAGCCATGTCAGAGTTAGAAGAAATGATCAGGGTGGATCAAACACCAACATCAAGAGAGAATTAGCCCTGAGCAAAGAAAGGGAACTTTCATATGAAGCTGCCCTTTTAGAGAAAGATCACAAAGAAGCCGAACTTCAAAGAAAGATTGAGGAGTCAAAGCAAAGAGAAGCATACCTGGAAAATGAACTTGCCAACATGTGGGTCCTTGTAGCTAAGCTTAAAAAGTCACAAGGAGCTGAAACTGAAACTGATGTTTCAGGGTCTACTAGAGAGAGTCTGCAGATGGATGGTTTTGATGTTTGA